A section of the Pseudovibrio sp. M1P-2-3 genome encodes:
- a CDS encoding ABC transporter ATP-binding protein produces the protein MLRLDGLTVTFGGFRALHDCSFSVEQGTITGLVGPNGAGKTTLFNLIAGAFKPTGGKIYFQNKDITQLTTDQRFHLGLVRTFQIPHEFHRLSVMENLMLVPPAQLGESLFSNWLRHSSVLRQEEETRRKAWDTLEFLELTHVADELAGNLSGGQKKLLELGRTMMTDARLVLLDEPAAGVNRTLLRKLEEKIQILNKERGYTFMLIEHDMEMIEKLCDPVICMAEGTPLIEGDFQTVRSDPRVLEAYLGEVAQAEAL, from the coding sequence ATGCTTAGGCTCGATGGGCTGACAGTAACTTTTGGAGGGTTTCGAGCGCTTCACGATTGTTCGTTTTCGGTAGAGCAGGGCACCATAACAGGCTTGGTAGGGCCTAATGGTGCCGGGAAGACGACTCTCTTCAATCTGATTGCCGGTGCGTTCAAGCCAACAGGGGGGAAGATTTATTTTCAAAATAAAGACATTACCCAGTTAACGACCGATCAGCGGTTTCACCTTGGCTTGGTGAGAACCTTTCAAATTCCCCATGAGTTTCATCGTTTAAGTGTCATGGAGAACTTGATGCTTGTGCCGCCGGCGCAACTAGGAGAAAGCCTGTTTTCCAACTGGCTGCGCCATTCTTCGGTCTTGAGGCAGGAGGAAGAAACCAGACGGAAAGCTTGGGATACACTGGAGTTCTTGGAACTCACACATGTTGCGGATGAATTGGCCGGTAATCTATCGGGTGGTCAGAAAAAGCTTTTGGAGCTGGGCCGAACCATGATGACCGATGCGCGGCTTGTATTGCTTGATGAACCGGCTGCCGGTGTGAACCGTACTTTGCTGCGCAAGTTGGAAGAGAAAATACAAATTCTCAATAAGGAGCGCGGTTACACTTTCATGCTTATCGAGCATGACATGGAGATGATCGAGAAGCTCTGTGATCCGGTTATCTGTATGGCCGAGGGTACACCTTTGATTGAGGGAGATTTCCAGACGGTACGCTCGGACCCGAGAGTTCTAGAAGCCTATTTGGGAGAAGTTGCCCAGGCGGAGGCGCTATAA
- a CDS encoding ABC transporter ATP-binding protein: MENVVAGYGDANILHGIDLHVDHKEIVVIVGPNGAGKSTAMKAVFGLLNVRSGAIVVEGTDMAGWSPNKIVQNGVSYVPQVDNIFKEMTIRENLEMGAFLRKGDLSAAFDRVYSLFPDLKERSATLAGNLSGGQRQMVAMGRALMLDPKLLLLDEPTAGLSPRYMEQIFQITRDVRDTGVSILLVEQHAKQALAFADRGYVLASGSNRHEGTGEALLADQEVAEMFLGG; the protein is encoded by the coding sequence ATGGAAAACGTGGTGGCTGGGTATGGGGATGCAAATATCCTGCATGGCATAGATCTTCACGTAGACCATAAGGAAATCGTGGTTATTGTCGGGCCAAACGGCGCTGGTAAATCTACGGCCATGAAGGCGGTATTCGGGCTGTTGAATGTGCGAAGCGGCGCTATTGTCGTTGAGGGAACCGATATGGCGGGTTGGTCTCCCAACAAGATTGTCCAAAACGGAGTGAGCTATGTTCCTCAGGTGGATAATATTTTCAAAGAAATGACCATTCGGGAAAATCTGGAAATGGGCGCGTTCCTGCGTAAAGGGGATCTTTCTGCAGCGTTCGACCGCGTTTATTCCCTATTTCCAGATTTAAAGGAGCGCAGCGCAACATTGGCTGGAAACCTGTCCGGCGGGCAGAGGCAAATGGTGGCCATGGGGCGGGCTTTGATGCTGGACCCGAAGCTGCTTTTGCTTGATGAGCCTACTGCGGGGCTTTCCCCTAGATATATGGAGCAGATTTTCCAAATCACACGGGATGTACGTGACACAGGGGTCTCCATTTTGCTGGTAGAGCAGCACGCCAAACAGGCGCTTGCATTTGCCGACAGAGGTTATGTGCTGGCAAGCGGTTCAAACCGCCATGAGGGAACCGGCGAGGCACTTTTAGCGGACCAAGAGGTCGCAGAAATGTTCTTGGGCGGATAA
- a CDS encoding branched-chain amino acid ABC transporter permease: protein MTLLELINFYLVPGIVLGSIYALGAVGITLVFAILRYAHLAHGDLATFGAFAALGLVAGFGISPWAALPIAMLISALLAVGIDRVFYEHLRQRPKIVTVMASLGIALMLRAVVQVVWGVDTQTYTRGIVRPDVFWGIRLRDRELYTILAMVGIVGVLWTFLQTSKWGKAMRAISDNPELAQLSGIDIRRVTVLTWVIVGLLCAASGFFLGINTELKAMMGWSMLLPMFAAAILGGVGRIEGAVLGGLIVGIAEELSVLVIPSEYKAAMAFAILLIILIVRPTGLLRGKVL from the coding sequence ATGACACTTCTTGAATTAATTAACTTCTATCTGGTTCCGGGGATCGTTCTGGGATCTATCTACGCTCTTGGAGCTGTTGGAATTACGCTGGTGTTTGCAATCCTGCGCTATGCCCATCTGGCCCACGGAGATCTTGCAACATTCGGTGCATTCGCAGCTTTGGGTCTGGTCGCAGGTTTTGGTATAAGCCCGTGGGCGGCGCTGCCCATTGCTATGCTTATAAGTGCCTTGCTGGCGGTTGGAATTGATCGGGTGTTCTACGAGCATTTACGTCAAAGACCCAAAATCGTCACGGTTATGGCGTCGCTTGGTATCGCGCTAATGCTGCGCGCAGTTGTGCAGGTTGTCTGGGGTGTCGATACACAAACCTATACGCGCGGAATTGTGCGTCCGGATGTATTCTGGGGCATTCGCCTTCGCGACAGGGAACTTTACACCATTTTGGCGATGGTCGGCATTGTGGGCGTGCTTTGGACGTTTTTGCAAACCTCCAAGTGGGGCAAGGCCATGCGTGCGATCTCCGATAATCCGGAGCTTGCCCAGCTTTCGGGCATAGATATCCGCCGGGTTACAGTTCTTACTTGGGTAATTGTGGGGCTACTTTGCGCCGCCTCAGGTTTTTTCCTTGGAATTAATACGGAACTAAAAGCCATGATGGGGTGGTCTATGCTGCTGCCAATGTTCGCTGCGGCCATTCTTGGCGGTGTTGGACGCATTGAAGGGGCTGTTCTTGGAGGCTTGATTGTTGGAATAGCCGAAGAGCTGTCCGTACTGGTCATTCCAAGTGAATACAAAGCGGCGATGGCCTTTGCCATTCTATTGATCATTCTGATTGTACGGCCAACCGGGTTGTTACGCGGCAAAGTGCTTTAG
- a CDS encoding branched-chain amino acid ABC transporter permease: MELFGLANYAVYMAIFIGIYSILAIGLNVQWGYTGLFNAGIAGFFAVGAYTSAIVTSPEVIGRIGGFGLPIVAGWAAAMVASALIAWPIGKICLRFRSDYLAIATIGIAEIIRLVIKSEGWLTGGARGVSKIPRPFGDLPYFQSQLAFLALVLVVLALVYFCVERQIKAPWGRMMRGIRDNEDAAAAMGKNIEARRLEAFIFGSAIMGLGGALFVHFNRSVTPEAIDPMIATFLIWIMLILGGAGNNRGAILGVAVVWIIWSFSEMVTDQLPAEYAIKAKYMRVFVIGLLLQLVLRFRPEGILPEKLYVNSNKNKKMQNNNTENASLSQTRGT; the protein is encoded by the coding sequence ATGGAACTTTTTGGATTGGCAAACTATGCCGTTTACATGGCGATCTTCATCGGAATTTATTCCATTCTTGCCATAGGGCTCAATGTTCAATGGGGATACACGGGCCTGTTTAATGCTGGTATTGCAGGTTTCTTTGCCGTGGGCGCCTACACATCTGCAATTGTTACCTCTCCAGAGGTTATCGGGCGCATTGGAGGCTTTGGCCTGCCAATCGTTGCTGGATGGGCGGCGGCAATGGTGGCGTCGGCTCTCATCGCATGGCCCATCGGCAAGATTTGTCTGCGTTTTCGTTCGGATTACCTTGCTATCGCGACCATTGGAATAGCTGAAATTATCAGGCTCGTCATCAAGTCTGAAGGCTGGCTGACAGGTGGTGCGCGCGGTGTTAGCAAAATTCCTCGCCCCTTTGGAGACTTGCCCTACTTTCAGTCCCAGTTGGCCTTTCTGGCACTGGTTCTGGTCGTGCTGGCTCTTGTCTACTTTTGTGTCGAACGCCAGATTAAAGCCCCTTGGGGCCGGATGATGCGCGGTATTCGGGATAATGAAGATGCAGCCGCTGCTATGGGCAAAAATATCGAGGCCCGCCGCCTTGAGGCCTTTATCTTTGGCTCGGCGATTATGGGCCTTGGTGGCGCTTTGTTTGTGCATTTCAATCGCTCTGTAACGCCAGAAGCCATTGATCCCATGATTGCCACTTTCCTCATATGGATCATGCTGATCCTCGGGGGAGCAGGAAATAACCGCGGAGCCATTTTGGGTGTGGCTGTCGTTTGGATCATCTGGTCTTTTTCAGAAATGGTCACAGACCAGTTGCCCGCAGAATATGCAATCAAAGCCAAATACATGCGTGTATTCGTTATTGGCTTGCTGTTGCAATTGGTGCTGCGCTTCAGGCCTGAGGGGATATTGCCTGAAAAGCTGTACGTAAATTCCAATAAGAATAAGAAGATGCAGAATAATAATACTGAAAATGCATCCCTTTCACAAACGAGGGGAACGTAG
- a CDS encoding ABC transporter substrate-binding protein — translation MKLKQFAVTASLLSATILSAGSVAADEVKVGLLGGVSGPIAAMAPPMLDAANLAIAQVNEQGGILGGQKLVAVLGDSGCNPQNGVDSATKLVNVEQVSGLIGPHCSGAVLAVANSVSVPAGVAMLTPSGTSPEITGLDDNGLVFRTVPSDVDQGRYLARTMLEQGRNKVAIAYLNNDYGSGLAQAFKQEFEAKGGQVAGFAAHEEGKASYRSNLAALAREGADTLVIFDYGDGTGLTMLRQALENGFFSNFVGGDGMKSDALIRELGAENLETFTASSPVGSKSDGLSIFNEAFKGAGGDPDAIFVTTSYDAGFIMALALEKAGGDKSKVADAIIEVSNGQGEPILPGEWKKAAELISAGKEIDYKGASGDLNFDGAGDVPGSYALFKVSGDSFDAISAQN, via the coding sequence ATGAAACTGAAGCAATTCGCGGTAACGGCAAGTTTGCTAAGTGCCACCATTCTTTCGGCCGGAAGCGTTGCGGCTGATGAAGTTAAAGTTGGTCTTCTGGGCGGCGTTTCAGGGCCTATTGCGGCAATGGCGCCCCCTATGTTGGATGCTGCAAACCTTGCCATTGCTCAGGTGAACGAGCAGGGTGGCATTCTGGGTGGCCAAAAACTCGTCGCTGTTTTGGGTGATAGTGGGTGTAATCCACAAAACGGGGTAGATTCTGCAACCAAGCTCGTCAATGTGGAGCAGGTCTCCGGTCTAATTGGCCCGCACTGTTCCGGTGCTGTTCTGGCTGTTGCCAACTCCGTTAGTGTGCCTGCAGGTGTTGCCATGCTTACCCCGTCGGGGACTTCTCCGGAAATTACAGGTCTTGATGATAACGGCCTTGTTTTCAGAACGGTTCCTTCCGATGTGGACCAAGGCCGCTATCTGGCACGTACCATGCTGGAACAGGGAAGAAACAAGGTAGCGATTGCCTACCTGAACAACGACTATGGCTCCGGTCTTGCACAAGCTTTCAAGCAGGAGTTTGAAGCAAAAGGCGGGCAGGTTGCAGGCTTTGCCGCGCACGAGGAAGGCAAAGCTTCCTATCGTTCCAACCTTGCAGCGTTGGCTCGCGAAGGTGCCGACACACTGGTAATTTTCGATTACGGCGATGGAACTGGTCTGACCATGCTTCGTCAAGCATTGGAAAACGGCTTCTTTTCCAACTTTGTTGGCGGAGATGGCATGAAGTCCGATGCTCTGATTCGTGAACTTGGGGCAGAAAACCTCGAAACCTTCACCGCATCTTCTCCTGTGGGTTCTAAATCTGACGGCCTGTCCATTTTTAATGAAGCCTTCAAAGGGGCCGGTGGCGATCCAGACGCGATTTTCGTAACAACGTCTTACGACGCTGGTTTCATAATGGCGCTGGCATTGGAAAAAGCTGGTGGTGACAAATCAAAAGTTGCGGACGCAATTATCGAGGTGTCAAACGGCCAAGGGGAACCAATTCTTCCGGGCGAATGGAAAAAGGCAGCTGAGCTGATTTCTGCTGGAAAAGAAATTGACTATAAAGGCGCCTCTGGTGACTTGAACTTTGATGGAGCTGGAGACGTTCCAGGATCTTACGCTCTGTTTAAAGTCAGCGGTGATTCCTTTGACGCGATCTCCGCGCAGAACTAA
- the hemP gene encoding hemin uptake protein HemP, producing MPTKTSSSQSSEFTKKTLDSVTLFNGDKEVQISHNDETYKLTITKLGKLILTK from the coding sequence TTGCCCACCAAAACTTCAAGCTCGCAAAGCTCTGAGTTTACAAAGAAAACTCTAGACAGTGTAACCTTGTTCAATGGAGACAAGGAGGTTCAGATCAGCCACAATGATGAAACCTACAAGCTAACGATTACAAAGCTTGGCAAGCTGATTCTTACGAAATAA
- a CDS encoding MotA/TolQ/ExbB proton channel family protein has protein sequence MISFTNFLSGFNSLAPLKSLLESGGSVVALLLGLSVIAVAIALSKFWQFYAMGVGRQKEAQVTLYLWQSGRKREACESAAEKGSILAVCLSHGMRGLMRENVDEKRVREDVERVCMAKLFELRSYLRGLDLISQIAPLLGLFGTVLGMIEAFQAMAAAGSQVDPSALAGGIWVALLTTAVGLAVAIPTTVILSIFEGKIEREQASMEELITALFTGSVTDLPNAHSLPLSVEDGFAGLGIVRDAS, from the coding sequence ATGATTTCTTTTACAAATTTCCTTTCTGGATTTAACTCACTTGCCCCGTTGAAAAGCCTGCTCGAAAGCGGGGGCAGTGTGGTTGCTTTGCTCTTGGGCTTGAGTGTTATTGCTGTTGCAATTGCCCTGTCAAAGTTCTGGCAATTTTATGCAATGGGTGTGGGCCGCCAAAAGGAAGCTCAGGTTACTTTGTACCTGTGGCAGTCTGGCCGTAAAAGGGAAGCATGCGAGAGCGCTGCTGAAAAAGGCTCCATTCTCGCCGTTTGCCTGTCCCACGGTATGCGCGGCTTGATGCGGGAAAACGTAGATGAGAAGCGCGTTCGTGAAGACGTGGAGCGCGTTTGCATGGCCAAGCTGTTCGAGCTTCGCTCTTATTTGCGCGGGCTGGACCTTATCTCCCAAATCGCTCCACTGCTAGGTTTGTTCGGCACGGTTCTTGGTATGATCGAAGCCTTTCAGGCAATGGCGGCTGCTGGTTCACAAGTTGACCCATCCGCGTTGGCCGGTGGTATCTGGGTGGCGCTTCTCACAACAGCCGTTGGCCTTGCTGTCGCTATTCCAACAACAGTCATCCTCAGCATTTTTGAAGGCAAAATTGAACGGGAACAGGCGTCAATGGAGGAATTGATCACAGCCCTGTTTACCGGCTCAGTAACGGACCTGCCAAACGCTCATAGCCTCCCCCTTTCGGTAGAGGACGGATTTGCCGGACTTGGGATTGTTAGAGATGCGTCTTGA
- a CDS encoding ExbD/TolR family protein encodes MRLEARARKRRAPGLTSLIDVIFLLLMFFMLASTFSVYQRLDITSGTSGRGDIKQSPVLIRVGAEGKLDIGGQPMEFSLLEQRLADLDKERSIAVMPRTDANVQDVVLVLERLKALQLNATLVGQ; translated from the coding sequence ATGCGTCTTGAAGCAAGAGCTCGAAAAAGAAGAGCTCCGGGACTGACGTCACTCATTGATGTCATTTTCCTTTTGCTCATGTTCTTCATGCTGGCCTCCACATTCTCTGTGTACCAGCGTTTGGATATTACGAGTGGAACCAGCGGGCGCGGGGATATAAAGCAATCTCCTGTTCTCATTCGCGTCGGGGCAGAGGGCAAACTCGATATTGGTGGTCAGCCTATGGAATTTTCTCTTCTTGAACAGAGACTGGCGGATTTGGATAAAGAGCGCTCAATTGCTGTCATGCCTCGAACAGATGCCAATGTCCAAGATGTTGTTCTGGTTCTGGAAAGGCTTAAAGCCCTGCAACTGAATGCAACCTTGGTTGGGCAATAA
- a CDS encoding ExbD/TolR family protein, whose translation MRLTLKKEKRPFENTIPLINVVFLMLIFFLFAGTIDRDSAKDINPAEVAEEAERELIAGALIVDAEGAMTMEGAEISLPDIADTGPYSKEAPLMLVADKSLNAKSLTRLLGQLKKLGVNHISLITIKGQGNG comes from the coding sequence ATGCGTTTAACACTCAAAAAGGAAAAGCGGCCTTTCGAAAATACTATTCCGCTTATAAATGTGGTGTTCCTGATGCTGATCTTCTTCCTGTTTGCAGGGACGATTGATCGGGACAGTGCCAAAGATATCAACCCCGCTGAAGTTGCGGAAGAAGCTGAACGCGAGCTGATTGCTGGTGCCCTCATAGTGGATGCTGAGGGTGCTATGACAATGGAGGGGGCGGAGATCTCTCTGCCAGACATTGCGGATACGGGCCCATATTCAAAAGAGGCCCCATTAATGTTGGTCGCGGATAAGTCTTTGAATGCTAAGTCGCTAACACGCCTGCTTGGCCAATTGAAAAAGCTTGGTGTCAATCATATTTCACTCATCACCATTAAGGGGCAGGGCAATGGGTAG
- a CDS encoding energy transducer TonB, with amino-acid sequence MGSPVSHLAKKGLPVAILVSVGLHVSGFSLFADEVPDVQMSSSSGASLAVVGSLEDLVAGAEEEIEETIPEPVEEVREVKEVENTEPQEVTALEHTETPPVEPPVEVLPVDVASVEPLGEGITEVLATPVQVVAKETEPKQLKEVKREEVKREPVKEVKPEQVEPKKQEQVKEKEKPDQPSLVANVPKPAPARPIKKTTKKESKPAQKKGTAAVNNKRGNSTVKKVVGGRDAGGQGVGNASQDNYLGKAKRRVQRAAERSYPRKAKRRKIEGVTRVSFKVHRDGSITGLRLSQSSGKDILDQAALLAVKRAAPFPKFPAEIKSKVIPMRVPITFRIR; translated from the coding sequence ATGGGTAGCCCTGTGTCGCATCTTGCAAAAAAAGGACTGCCAGTCGCTATTCTTGTGTCGGTAGGCCTGCATGTCTCCGGATTCAGCCTGTTTGCGGATGAAGTGCCAGATGTACAAATGTCCTCCTCAAGCGGTGCTTCCCTTGCTGTGGTCGGGTCTTTGGAAGATCTGGTGGCGGGCGCTGAGGAGGAAATTGAGGAAACTATTCCCGAACCAGTTGAAGAGGTGAGGGAGGTTAAGGAAGTTGAAAACACTGAACCTCAGGAGGTCACAGCTCTTGAGCATACTGAGACGCCGCCTGTGGAACCTCCAGTGGAGGTCTTGCCTGTTGATGTGGCTTCAGTTGAACCTCTTGGTGAGGGTATTACAGAAGTTCTTGCAACACCTGTTCAAGTCGTCGCCAAGGAAACAGAGCCAAAACAGCTCAAAGAAGTAAAGCGGGAAGAGGTTAAGCGCGAACCTGTAAAAGAGGTAAAGCCTGAGCAGGTGGAGCCAAAGAAGCAAGAGCAGGTCAAAGAGAAAGAAAAACCTGATCAGCCGTCTTTGGTAGCAAATGTCCCCAAACCCGCGCCTGCGCGGCCGATAAAGAAGACGACCAAAAAGGAAAGTAAGCCTGCCCAGAAAAAAGGGACAGCGGCTGTAAATAACAAGAGAGGGAACTCTACTGTCAAAAAAGTCGTTGGGGGGCGTGATGCTGGCGGGCAGGGCGTTGGGAATGCCAGCCAAGATAACTATTTAGGTAAGGCCAAGCGCCGAGTGCAGCGTGCGGCTGAAAGAAGTTATCCTCGGAAGGCTAAGCGTAGAAAAATTGAAGGCGTTACTCGGGTGTCTTTTAAAGTTCATCGTGATGGATCAATAACAGGTCTCCGCCTGTCTCAAAGCAGTGGTAAAGATATACTGGATCAAGCGGCCTTGCTAGCTGTGAAGAGAGCCGCCCCGTTTCCGAAGTTTCCTGCTGAAATTAAGAGTAAGGTTATACCTATGAGGGTACCCATAACCTTTAGGATTCGCTAG